The Nitrosarchaeum sp. genome includes a window with the following:
- a CDS encoding threonine synthase: MARTSLQCRECKKEYDAAFKYICDDCFGPLDVKYNFPAITKNTFTNREHNYWRYFELLPIENKSNIISIGAGMTPLIKADNLGKKLGLNNLYIKNDSVNPTFSFKDRPAGVAISKAKELGLSAVGCASTGNLASATAAHAAKAGLPCHVFAPSNIEMAKIAQALSYGANYIAVDGTYDDANRIAAQIGDSKGIGIVNINMRSHYVEGSKTLAYEVAEQLDWQVPDQLIVPVGSGAMLNAICKGFEELQTVSLLNNVSNMHMIAAQPHGCAPIVNAFKKNSKEVIPVENPDTIAKSLAIGDPGDGRYVLKRLVQYHGFAEECNNKEILDAILLLARTEGIFTEPAGGVSVAVLQKMIEQGKIDKNDSVVCYVTGNGLKATEAIMEVLQKPKVMKANIAEISAVVN; the protein is encoded by the coding sequence TTGGCTAGAACATCACTACAATGTAGAGAATGCAAAAAAGAATATGATGCTGCTTTCAAGTATATCTGCGATGATTGTTTTGGACCCCTAGATGTAAAATATAATTTTCCTGCAATTACAAAAAACACATTTACAAATCGCGAGCATAACTATTGGAGATATTTTGAATTACTACCAATAGAAAACAAATCTAACATTATTAGTATTGGTGCAGGAATGACACCTCTTATCAAAGCTGACAATCTTGGAAAAAAATTAGGACTAAACAATCTTTACATTAAAAACGATTCTGTAAATCCAACATTTTCATTTAAAGACAGACCTGCGGGAGTTGCAATATCAAAAGCAAAGGAGTTAGGACTATCAGCTGTTGGATGTGCATCCACTGGCAATTTAGCATCTGCAACTGCAGCACATGCCGCAAAAGCTGGATTACCATGCCATGTATTTGCACCAAGTAACATTGAGATGGCAAAAATTGCACAGGCATTATCTTATGGAGCAAATTACATTGCAGTAGATGGAACATATGATGATGCAAATAGAATAGCTGCTCAAATTGGTGACAGCAAAGGAATAGGAATTGTAAACATTAACATGCGTTCTCACTATGTGGAAGGTTCCAAAACACTTGCATACGAAGTTGCAGAACAACTTGACTGGCAGGTTCCTGATCAACTCATAGTTCCAGTAGGAAGTGGTGCAATGCTAAATGCAATCTGCAAGGGATTTGAAGAATTACAGACAGTCTCATTGTTAAATAATGTATCAAATATGCACATGATTGCTGCACAACCACATGGATGTGCTCCTATTGTTAATGCATTTAAGAAAAACAGTAAAGAAGTGATTCCAGTTGAGAATCCTGATACCATTGCAAAGAGTTTGGCAATAGGTGATCCTGGAGATGGCCGATATGTTTTGAAACGATTAGTACAGTATCATGGATTTGCAGAAGAATGTAACAATAAGGAAATTTTAGATGCAATATTGCTTTTGGCAAGGACCGAAGGAATCTTTACAGAACCTGCAGGTGGTGTCTCTGTTGCTGTACTTCAAAAAATGATTGAGCAGGGAAAAATCGACAAAAATGATTCTGTAGTGTGTTATGTCACTGGAAATGGATTAAAAGCAACTGAGGCAATAATGGAAGTCTTACAAAAACCAAAAGTAATGAAGGCAAACATTGCAGAAATATCGGCGGTAGTAAATTAA
- a CDS encoding ThiF family adenylyltransferase — protein MANITFTIPSVLNQGGGERKTEILADSLTDAFVKISEIMGDDFKRRVLESDGTPRSLINIYINGKNAKFSDGMNTVLNNGDEVYILPAVAGGSDELSAKELDRFSRQVMLEEIGYTGQLKLKNSKVCVVGVGGLGNPITSRLAAMGIGTLRIVDRDVIELSNLHRQTMFDESDVGQVKVEVAAKKLQKLNPDCKIEYLAVSVNDYTALEVVEGCDVVIDALDSVNARYALNNACVKFGIPFVTGAAVGVSGQAFTILPKESACYYCMFPELNEDAMPTCSIEGVHPSILSIVGGIEVSEAVKIIIGKKPSLSQRILHIDLENLDFTSTRTFRAEECPICGTGKITSVPKQELILEELCGRNRGKRTYSITPTDTFDIDTAIVSNIAKKQGFTVENLGDLGLSLRTNDLSVSFMKKGSAVIVGSKDEDDAISLYKSLLGKELSAKTSL, from the coding sequence ATGGCAAATATCACATTTACAATTCCATCAGTGTTAAATCAAGGCGGTGGAGAGAGAAAGACAGAGATTTTAGCTGATTCTCTTACTGATGCATTTGTAAAGATATCTGAAATTATGGGTGATGATTTTAAGAGACGAGTTTTGGAAAGTGATGGAACTCCGCGCTCTTTGATTAATATCTACATTAACGGAAAGAATGCAAAATTTTCTGATGGGATGAATACTGTTCTAAATAATGGAGATGAGGTGTATATTTTACCTGCAGTGGCTGGTGGTTCTGATGAATTATCTGCAAAAGAGCTGGATAGATTTTCAAGACAGGTAATGCTTGAAGAGATTGGTTACACTGGACAGCTGAAATTAAAAAACTCCAAAGTATGTGTTGTAGGTGTAGGTGGATTAGGAAATCCAATCACATCAAGACTAGCTGCAATGGGTATTGGTACTTTGAGAATTGTTGATAGAGATGTAATAGAATTATCTAATCTACATCGCCAAACTATGTTTGATGAATCTGACGTTGGTCAAGTAAAAGTAGAAGTTGCAGCAAAGAAATTACAGAAATTAAATCCTGACTGTAAGATAGAATATTTGGCAGTCTCAGTAAATGATTACACTGCACTTGAAGTTGTAGAGGGTTGTGATGTTGTAATTGATGCACTTGATAGTGTTAATGCAAGATATGCTCTAAATAATGCATGTGTAAAATTTGGAATTCCATTTGTTACTGGTGCAGCAGTAGGAGTATCAGGGCAAGCATTTACAATTTTGCCAAAAGAGTCGGCATGTTACTATTGCATGTTTCCTGAGCTAAACGAAGATGCAATGCCGACTTGCAGCATTGAGGGAGTTCATCCATCTATACTTTCTATTGTTGGGGGAATCGAAGTATCAGAAGCTGTAAAAATTATTATTGGAAAAAAACCTAGTCTATCTCAAAGAATTCTTCACATTGATTTAGAGAATCTTGATTTTACAAGTACCAGAACATTTCGAGCTGAAGAATGTCCAATTTGTGGAACCGGAAAAATTACATCTGTGCCAAAACAAGAATTAATTCTAGAAGAACTATGCGGAAGAAATCGTGGAAAGCGAACTTATTCTATAACTCCTACTGATACATTTGATATTGATACTGCTATAGTTTCTAACATTGCAAAAAAACAAGGATTTACAGTAGAAAATCTTGGTGACTTGGGGTTGTCATTGCGGACAAATGATCTCTCTGTAAGTTTTATGAAAAAAGGCTCTGCAGTAATTGTTGGCTCAAAAGATGAAGATGATGCTATATCATTATACAAAAGTCTGCTTGGTAAGGAATTGAGTGCAAAAACTAGCCTATAA
- a CDS encoding methyl-accepting chemotaxis protein: MKSHILLLSFILLLIIPVNNAYSELKLFTTNQVYSEGEPLFVYGNGKPNETLIIRLFSPDDTIVGFDQLTTADDGSFNHVLLIWPKPTSSFPFGTYTIEAISTEQNGLSQKLDVKFTSTTDLMEIPIERHVLTSVFAPETAAINNPFRIFVQTTSDGLLIGDDPKELLQTTHIHLPSGKVETISNAFSTLHQGLYYLDYTPKEEGTYVFHVVSFNQGTISHASVATNVLSQDLGGISNQIIELNSVLKETSDELDILKSEIEGFGSTLEGASTNIDASVTSVSNSVSNIEEASSQLNSLFFPIVASIGIIVALQIAILARRR; encoded by the coding sequence TTGAAATCACACATTTTGTTATTATCTTTTATTTTATTATTGATTATTCCTGTTAATAATGCATATTCTGAATTAAAATTATTTACAACCAATCAAGTATACTCAGAAGGAGAGCCTCTTTTTGTGTATGGCAATGGCAAACCAAATGAAACTTTGATAATTAGATTATTTTCCCCCGATGATACTATCGTAGGATTTGATCAATTAACTACTGCTGATGACGGCTCTTTTAATCATGTGTTACTGATATGGCCTAAACCGACTTCTAGCTTTCCATTTGGTACATATACTATAGAGGCAATTAGTACTGAGCAAAATGGACTTTCTCAAAAACTAGATGTAAAATTTACATCTACAACAGATCTGATGGAAATACCAATAGAGCGACATGTACTTACATCGGTATTTGCTCCAGAAACTGCAGCAATTAACAATCCGTTTAGAATATTTGTACAAACTACAAGTGATGGTTTGTTAATCGGTGATGACCCAAAAGAATTACTTCAAACAACTCATATTCATTTACCTTCAGGAAAGGTAGAAACAATATCAAACGCATTTTCAACACTTCATCAGGGATTGTACTATCTAGATTATACTCCAAAAGAAGAAGGCACGTATGTTTTTCATGTGGTGTCATTTAATCAAGGAACAATATCTCATGCTTCTGTTGCAACCAATGTTCTAAGTCAGGATCTTGGTGGAATCTCAAATCAAATTATAGAACTAAATTCAGTTTTAAAAGAAACATCTGATGAACTAGACATATTAAAATCAGAAATTGAAGGATTTGGCTCTACCTTGGAGGGTGCTAGTACAAATATTGATGCAAGTGTGACATCAGTATCAAATTCTGTATCTAACATTGAAGAGGCATCATCTCAGCTAAACTCTTTATTTTTTCCAATTGTAGCATCAATTGGAATCATTGTAGCACTGCAAATTGCAATACTTGCCAGAAGAAGATAG